A single genomic interval of Ruminococcus sp. NK3A76 harbors:
- a CDS encoding heavy-metal-associated domain-containing protein produces the protein MYKITVKIDGMMCGMCESHINDAIRNKMPVKKVSSSHKKGETVIISENELTSETVTAALDGSGYTVMSVTCEPYEKKGFFSKK, from the coding sequence ATGTATAAGATAACAGTAAAAATTGACGGCATGATGTGCGGAATGTGCGAATCCCATATCAACGATGCCATTCGGAACAAGATGCCCGTAAAGAAAGTATCTTCTTCTCATAAAAAAGGAGAAACAGTCATTATCAGCGAAAATGAACTGACTTCAGAAACAGTAACCGCCGCACTGGACGGTTCGGGTTATACTGTAATGAGTGTAACTTGCGAACCGTATGAGAAGAAAGGCTTTTTCAGCAAAAAGTAA
- a CDS encoding class I SAM-dependent methyltransferase: MSANYKNWVPNGMITALTAGTAVLGVGTAALMCVNMNPNLKKALVGTAGAGTLLCGAMTARSIYAHGKFSYDGNRQLSKEIVEGTAKYVTLPEGGIGLDVGCGSGALTIACAKRNPQGRMIGIDRWGKEYASFSQQLCEDNSDAEGVQNTEFHQGDACKLDYPDKYFDAVTSNYVYHNIAGVNKQELLRETLRVLKKGGTFAIHDIMSKARYGDMQQFVSELYDEGYEVVELIDTTNGMFMSKGEAHILGLKGSSLLIGKK; encoded by the coding sequence ATGAGTGCAAATTATAAGAACTGGGTACCCAACGGAATGATTACGGCATTGACCGCAGGAACGGCGGTTCTCGGTGTCGGAACAGCAGCACTGATGTGTGTGAATATGAATCCGAATCTGAAAAAAGCACTTGTCGGAACGGCAGGAGCAGGCACACTTCTCTGCGGTGCAATGACGGCTAGGAGCATTTATGCGCACGGAAAATTCTCCTATGACGGCAACCGCCAGCTGTCGAAAGAGATCGTTGAAGGTACTGCAAAATATGTCACACTGCCGGAAGGCGGTATCGGACTGGATGTCGGCTGCGGCAGCGGAGCGCTCACCATTGCTTGTGCCAAGCGGAATCCGCAGGGCAGAATGATCGGTATTGACCGTTGGGGCAAGGAATATGCGTCGTTCAGTCAGCAGCTCTGCGAAGATAATTCAGATGCAGAGGGCGTTCAGAATACGGAATTCCATCAGGGCGATGCTTGCAAGCTCGATTATCCTGATAAGTATTTTGACGCAGTGACAAGCAATTATGTTTATCACAATATTGCAGGTGTAAACAAACAGGAGCTTCTTCGTGAGACTCTGCGTGTGCTGAAAAAAGGCGGAACGTTCGCCATTCATGATATCATGTCAAAGGCTCGCTACGGCGATATGCAACAGTTTGTCAGTGAACTGTATGACGAGGGCTATGAGGTTGTCGAACTGATCGACACGACAAACGGTATGTTCATGTCAAAGGGCGAAGCCCATATTCTCGGACTTAAGGGTTCGTCACTGTTGATCGGAAAGAAGTGA
- a CDS encoding isoprenylcysteine carboxylmethyltransferase family protein, with the protein MMKKKEHLPLFGVGPIYVYTIAMITLIAFLCRNLSVFEEGRLTNIKAILIILGSVLVVIGAVMWIMAVIVSKLDDNIKKNHLVTTGIYSWVRNPIYSACMFACTGFILMIGNAFFFVLPFVYWLFMTVLMKQTEEKWLRALYGQEYEDYCKRVNRCIPFKRG; encoded by the coding sequence ATGATGAAGAAAAAAGAACATTTGCCGCTGTTCGGTGTCGGACCGATCTATGTTTACACCATTGCAATGATTACGCTGATCGCTTTCCTTTGCAGAAATCTGTCCGTATTTGAAGAAGGAAGGCTCACAAATATCAAAGCAATACTGATAATACTCGGAAGCGTCCTTGTCGTGATCGGAGCAGTTATGTGGATCATGGCGGTGATCGTATCAAAACTAGATGACAATATCAAGAAAAATCATCTTGTAACGACCGGTATTTACTCTTGGGTGCGGAATCCGATCTATTCAGCTTGTATGTTTGCCTGCACAGGCTTTATTCTTATGATCGGAAATGCGTTCTTCTTTGTATTGCCCTTTGTTTACTGGCTTTTCATGACGGTTCTGATGAAGCAAACGGAAGAAAAATGGCTGCGTGCGCTTTACGGTCAGGAGTATGAGGATTACTGCAAGCGTGTCAATCGCTGTATTCCGTTTAAGAGAGGATAA
- a CDS encoding DUF6796 family protein, with translation MLKLCLLTAFIGHLMCWYCDCLITYTPDGRFSAKMLNDNEQLSELFMDMPLKRPMRSIMLGVFALVMSFCGFLALSEWMRQFSSVYAFIMLIGAVLFTTCVIPHHVICGLVEWLYIKLGRTDDARKAVFDFFKKTSATMIVCYTGLLIFSVAFFIAVFTGTTTLPKWACIFNTLPLFLIISPFKVAGSGNIVNAAMFLALAVLI, from the coding sequence ATGCTGAAACTATGTTTGCTGACCGCATTTATCGGTCATTTGATGTGCTGGTACTGCGACTGCCTTATCACATATACGCCTGACGGCAGGTTTTCAGCCAAAATGCTGAATGATAATGAACAGCTTTCTGAATTATTCATGGATATGCCGCTGAAAAGACCGATGCGTTCTATTATGCTTGGCGTTTTTGCGCTTGTCATGTCATTCTGCGGATTTCTTGCTCTGAGCGAGTGGATGCGGCAGTTTTCAAGCGTTTATGCATTTATTATGCTGATCGGTGCTGTCTTGTTTACGACTTGTGTGATACCGCATCATGTGATATGCGGTCTGGTGGAATGGCTTTATATTAAGCTCGGACGAACCGATGATGCAAGAAAAGCCGTATTTGATTTTTTTAAGAAAACATCAGCAACAATGATCGTATGCTATACCGGACTGCTTATCTTTTCGGTCGCATTTTTCATTGCAGTTTTTACAGGTACGACCACTTTGCCGAAATGGGCGTGTATCTTTAACACATTGCCGCTGTTCCTAATCATATCACCGTTCAAGGTCGCAGGAAGCGGAAATATTGTCAATGCAGCAATGTTTCTTGCACTTGCGGTACTTATATAA
- a CDS encoding DUF6796 family protein encodes MDTVIGIFGIISGFLCALADTPLAYFFDANNKKIGQRKDIQTGWQTASSKRFYLSFLLSFLGQPGCYLVIWRLAEMIGKENDTICSILKICTFLGCYTGLITHAVFCIKPLVYKNIFQEASLKSAENALHETDKLTILPVLVCSVTLIMLPAFLISAAIWQGILPVSRLWIIFNPIFLMIAMLAVKKAFPKLPLIGFMGTSFIVYAAMLLVIAR; translated from the coding sequence ATGGATACTGTGATCGGAATATTCGGCATCATAAGCGGCTTTCTTTGTGCGCTTGCAGATACGCCGCTTGCGTATTTCTTTGACGCAAATAATAAAAAGATCGGTCAGCGCAAAGATATTCAGACAGGCTGGCAGACCGCTTCATCCAAGAGATTCTATCTGTCGTTTCTGCTTTCATTTCTCGGTCAGCCCGGCTGCTATCTTGTTATATGGCGGCTCGCTGAAATGATCGGAAAGGAAAATGATACGATATGCAGTATCCTGAAAATCTGCACATTTCTCGGATGCTACACAGGTCTTATCACACACGCAGTCTTCTGTATCAAGCCGCTTGTATACAAGAATATATTTCAGGAGGCATCATTAAAATCCGCAGAAAACGCTCTGCATGAAACTGATAAGCTCACCATTTTGCCCGTACTTGTATGCAGCGTTACGCTGATCATGCTCCCTGCATTTCTGATCTCTGCGGCGATTTGGCAGGGCATTCTGCCTGTATCAAGACTGTGGATCATATTCAATCCCATATTCCTGATGATCGCTATGCTTGCGGTCAAAAAAGCATTTCCTAAGCTGCCGCTGATCGGATTTATGGGTACAAGTTTTATTGTATATGCGGCAATGCTGCTTGTCATAGCGAGGTGA
- a CDS encoding class I SAM-dependent methyltransferase, whose product MTAKEYKDLSVKEFTKAAEIYESDNAGVYNMCKKDYPDVLAELEKEPFTDLLDCGCGTGPMLTLLHRKYPDKHYTGIDLTPKMIEVAKRKNMKGVELVVGDCENLPFAEDSFDVVICCESFHHYPNPQDFFSSVYRVLRPGGRLILRDMTMNSAAVRWFCNHIEMPLIHLAGKGDVRIYGREDIRKLCDNAGLHMESFDKRGFCRLHCVVRKIR is encoded by the coding sequence ATGACTGCAAAAGAATACAAAGACCTCTCCGTGAAGGAGTTTACCAAAGCTGCCGAGATCTATGAATCGGACAATGCAGGCGTCTACAATATGTGCAAAAAGGATTATCCGGATGTGCTGGCTGAGCTTGAAAAAGAACCGTTCACCGATCTTCTGGACTGCGGCTGCGGAACCGGTCCGATGCTCACGCTGCTGCATCGTAAATATCCTGATAAGCATTATACCGGCATTGACCTGACACCCAAAATGATCGAAGTCGCCAAGCGAAAGAATATGAAAGGAGTAGAGCTTGTGGTCGGTGACTGCGAGAATCTGCCATTTGCCGAAGATTCCTTTGATGTTGTGATCTGCTGTGAGAGTTTTCATCATTATCCCAATCCGCAGGATTTCTTCAGCAGCGTCTACCGTGTCCTCCGTCCGGGCGGCAGGCTGATCCTGCGTGATATGACGATGAATTCAGCGGCGGTGCGCTGGTTCTGCAATCACATTGAAATGCCGCTGATACACCTTGCAGGCAAGGGCGATGTACGCATCTACGGCAGAGAGGATATCCGGAAGCTGTGCGATAATGCCGGACTGCACATGGAATCCTTTGATAAGCGAGGTTTCTGCCGTCTGCATTGTGTTGTGAGAAAAATAAGATAA
- a CDS encoding DUF6796 family protein, whose translation MYLLFSALGLIGGLLCCTGDILFDLKGKGNEKLGTSKNIDSNWLKMADWRFGLSIALALIGDALVGLGFYSIGMQIAETHSSLGYLTIGFGYFGAMAGIFIHAFLCVQALIYKGAMIHGDLQIADDILEKIYKQIMPTFLLGYATLLVPTVLVIIAILNGALDVPKICVLLNPIVFLIIGTTCRKIDPVKFQDLPGIIMPSFGLSMFGVIGILNLI comes from the coding sequence ATGTATTTATTATTTTCGGCATTAGGACTGATCGGAGGTCTGCTTTGCTGCACGGGAGATATTCTCTTTGATCTGAAAGGCAAAGGCAACGAAAAGCTCGGAACTTCTAAGAATATCGACAGCAACTGGCTAAAAATGGCTGACTGGAGATTTGGTTTGTCTATCGCTCTTGCACTGATAGGCGATGCGCTGGTAGGGCTCGGCTTTTATTCTATCGGTATGCAGATAGCTGAAACACATTCGTCGCTCGGCTATTTGACGATAGGCTTCGGATATTTCGGTGCGATGGCTGGCATTTTCATTCATGCTTTTCTCTGCGTTCAGGCACTGATCTACAAAGGTGCAATGATACATGGTGATCTGCAAATAGCCGATGATATTCTCGAAAAAATATACAAACAGATCATGCCGACATTTCTTTTAGGCTATGCTACGCTGCTTGTACCGACAGTTCTTGTGATAATTGCAATTCTGAACGGCGCACTGGATGTACCGAAAATATGCGTGCTTCTGAATCCGATCGTGTTCCTTATTATTGGAACAACCTGCCGAAAAATTGATCCTGTAAAATTTCAGGATCTTCCCGGAATCATCATGCCGAGCTTCGGACTTTCAATGTTCGGGGTGATCGGAATTCTGAACCTGATATAA
- a CDS encoding class I SAM-dependent methyltransferase — protein sequence MRLMKKFFSQTRKPEGTLGKMMLKGMNSGHAKLADWGFEHLPKLSPKKAADLGCGAGRNAGELLKKYPQANVTAMDYSALSVQKAKEYNQAMIDAGRCRVIQGDVSKLPLDADSYDLVTAFETIYFWPGLEKCFSQVANILKDGGYFMICNESDGKDQTSKKFESIIDGMRCYTPAEITAALKAAGFTSVKSDHHPSKPWITVIAKK from the coding sequence ATGAGACTCATGAAGAAGTTTTTTAGTCAGACAAGAAAACCCGAAGGTACACTCGGGAAAATGATGCTGAAAGGAATGAATTCAGGTCATGCAAAGCTGGCAGATTGGGGATTTGAGCATCTTCCGAAACTCTCTCCAAAAAAGGCTGCCGATCTTGGCTGCGGTGCAGGCAGAAATGCAGGAGAGCTGCTGAAAAAATATCCGCAGGCAAATGTGACTGCGATGGATTACTCTGCACTTTCAGTCCAGAAGGCAAAGGAATACAATCAGGCAATGATAGACGCAGGCAGGTGCAGAGTGATTCAGGGCGATGTTTCAAAGCTGCCCCTTGACGCTGACAGCTATGATCTTGTAACAGCCTTTGAAACGATCTACTTCTGGCCTGGACTTGAAAAATGCTTTTCGCAGGTAGCCAACATTCTGAAAGACGGCGGATACTTTATGATATGCAACGAGTCTGACGGAAAAGATCAGACGAGCAAGAAGTTTGAATCCATCATCGACGGTATGCGCTGCTATACACCTGCTGAAATAACAGCAGCTCTGAAAGCGGCAGGGTTTACGAGCGTGAAATCCGATCATCATCCGTCAAAGCCGTGGATCACTGTGATTGCTAAGAAATAA
- a CDS encoding ABC transporter ATP-binding protein, with product MFATLKRFFDFCDVEDRKKLYLAIGLGTVKAIFAALRISAIGVIVMGILDGNMTSKNIWLAVAILAASVLGQLFINLKTTMLQTEAGYHSCANKRIEIAEHLRYLPMGYFNDNSLGHITSVTTNTMEALSDVATRVVMLTTQGILTTIVITAFVFCFDWRIGLLLTAGVAIYALINGAMQKATRKGAPAQQKANRELVAAVIEFVQGIAEVKNYNLVSSRAKKLEAAIKAKQNGDTHLEYAVIPYITLQEIVTKLTGVLMCAASVYFYINGSMSLLYCIMMTISSFMIYESLDVMAGFSALIRSVSICVDQANEILSIPEMDIEGADITPASHDIELKHITFAYENRTIIDGVDLKIPEHTTTAIVGPSGGGKTTLTSLMARFWDVKSGEVLLGGKNVKEYSFDSLMRNFSFVFQRVYLFEDTIANNIRFGEPDAPMEKVIEAAKKARCHDFIMSLPDGYETVIGEGGASLSGGEKQRISIARAIMKDSPIIILDEATANVDPENEAELTKAIEELTKEKTIIMIAHRLKTVEHADRIIVIDGGKIVQQGKHGELMQQDGIYRTFVTDRQKAASWKL from the coding sequence ATGTTTGCAACACTGAAACGATTCTTTGATTTCTGCGATGTAGAAGACCGGAAAAAGCTGTATCTGGCGATCGGGCTCGGTACGGTCAAGGCGATCTTTGCGGCGCTGCGCATCTCAGCGATCGGCGTGATCGTCATGGGCATTCTGGACGGCAATATGACAAGCAAGAATATATGGTTAGCCGTTGCAATTCTCGCTGCATCGGTACTCGGTCAGCTTTTCATCAACCTGAAAACCACGATGCTCCAGACTGAAGCCGGCTATCATTCCTGTGCGAACAAGCGTATTGAAATTGCAGAGCATCTGCGCTATCTGCCGATGGGCTATTTCAACGATAACAGTCTCGGACATATCACCAGCGTGACCACAAACACAATGGAAGCGCTTTCCGATGTGGCAACGAGAGTTGTCATGCTGACAACTCAGGGTATTCTGACAACAATTGTTATCACTGCTTTTGTGTTCTGTTTTGATTGGAGAATCGGTCTGCTCCTGACTGCCGGTGTAGCAATCTATGCGCTCATCAACGGTGCAATGCAGAAAGCCACCCGCAAGGGCGCACCTGCGCAGCAGAAAGCAAACAGAGAGCTTGTTGCCGCAGTGATTGAGTTTGTGCAGGGCATTGCAGAGGTCAAGAACTATAATCTTGTCAGCAGCCGTGCAAAGAAGCTGGAAGCGGCGATCAAGGCAAAGCAAAACGGTGACACGCACCTTGAATATGCTGTGATTCCGTATATCACCCTGCAGGAAATCGTCACAAAACTGACCGGCGTTCTGATGTGCGCCGCATCCGTGTATTTCTATATAAACGGCAGTATGTCGCTGCTTTATTGTATCATGATGACGATCAGTTCGTTTATGATATATGAGAGCCTTGATGTGATGGCGGGTTTTTCCGCACTGATCCGAAGCGTCTCGATCTGCGTTGATCAGGCAAATGAGATTCTCTCCATTCCGGAAATGGACATTGAAGGTGCGGATATCACGCCGGCAAGCCACGATATCGAGTTGAAACATATCACATTTGCGTATGAAAACAGAACGATCATAGACGGCGTTGACCTGAAAATTCCTGAGCATACCACAACTGCGATCGTCGGCCCGTCCGGAGGCGGAAAGACCACATTGACCAGTCTTATGGCACGGTTCTGGGATGTAAAAAGCGGCGAGGTGCTGCTCGGCGGGAAAAATGTCAAGGAGTACAGCTTTGACAGCCTGATGCGGAATTTCAGCTTTGTGTTCCAGCGGGTGTATCTCTTTGAGGACACCATTGCGAATAATATTCGCTTCGGCGAGCCTGATGCACCAATGGAAAAGGTCATCGAAGCTGCGAAAAAGGCACGCTGCCATGACTTTATCATGAGCCTGCCGGACGGCTATGAAACCGTGATCGGTGAGGGCGGCGCAAGTCTCTCCGGCGGCGAAAAGCAGCGTATTTCTATTGCAAGAGCGATCATGAAGGATTCGCCCATTATCATTCTCGATGAAGCGACTGCCAATGTTGACCCCGAAAATGAAGCGGAGCTGACAAAGGCAATCGAGGAGCTGACCAAAGAAAAGACGATCATCATGATCGCACACCGCCTGAAAACAGTCGAACACGCTGACCGGATCATCGTCATTGACGGCGGTAAAATCGTACAGCAGGGCAAGCACGGTGAACTCATGCAGCAGGACGGTATTTATCGTACATTTGTAACAGACAGACAGAAGGCGGCAAGCTGGAAGCTGTGA
- a CDS encoding ABC transporter ATP-binding protein: protein MEETKKRSAISWVIAFAGQKKPNYVMSVILAMCKVVFGLMPYLYMADIVGKLLEMHAGTLDKDMSMLTASIIKMAVFWLLCRICHAISTTLSHAATFEVLANIRRQLTEKLSKLPLGSVLSQSSGTYKNIICERVDSIETTLAHIIPEVLSSAFVPVALIIYMMTINWKLTLISLICVPVGAAFFMLMMVGSQESYENTVVKTKKLNDTAVEYINGIEVIKAFGKAKTSYEKFVIAAKEGADCFIDWMRRCNLWQNISLLIMPYFLLGLLPFGALFYMNGSVSGADLLMLIILSLGLVSPVMTIASYWDGIAKMGTIIGEATEILERDELIRPEKLTEKPHGTDIVLHDVHFGYKDEEILHGINLNIRQGTVNALVGPSGSGKSTIAKLIASFWDVNSGSISFGGVDIRNIPLEQYNRNIAYVSQDNYLFDETIMDNIRMGDPNATDEDVMNAAKACGCHDFIMQLEHGYQTVVGGAGGHLSGGERQRISIARAMLKNAPVIILDEATAYTDPENEALVQSSVAKLVQGKTLLVIAHRLSTIASADQIILINNGNVEAAGTQEELLADSPLYRQMWETHMAVKEGA from the coding sequence ATGGAAGAAACAAAGAAACGCTCTGCGATCAGTTGGGTGATCGCATTCGCAGGGCAGAAGAAGCCAAATTACGTAATGAGCGTCATTCTGGCAATGTGCAAGGTCGTGTTCGGGCTGATGCCGTATCTGTATATGGCGGATATTGTGGGCAAGCTGCTGGAGATGCACGCAGGCACACTGGATAAGGATATGTCAATGCTGACTGCAAGCATCATCAAAATGGCAGTGTTCTGGCTACTGTGCCGTATCTGCCATGCAATTTCTACAACACTTTCTCACGCAGCGACCTTTGAGGTGCTTGCCAATATCCGTCGCCAGCTTACAGAAAAGCTGTCAAAGCTGCCACTCGGTTCGGTGCTGTCACAGTCCAGCGGTACCTATAAAAACATCATCTGTGAGCGGGTGGATTCCATTGAAACCACGCTGGCACACATCATTCCGGAGGTGCTGTCCTCTGCATTCGTTCCGGTCGCACTCATCATTTACATGATGACGATCAACTGGAAGCTGACGCTGATCTCGCTGATCTGCGTGCCGGTCGGTGCAGCGTTTTTCATGCTGATGATGGTCGGCAGTCAGGAAAGCTATGAAAATACGGTTGTCAAAACGAAAAAGCTGAATGATACCGCTGTCGAATACATCAACGGCATTGAGGTCATCAAGGCGTTCGGCAAGGCAAAAACTTCCTATGAAAAATTCGTCATTGCGGCAAAAGAAGGTGCGGACTGCTTCATCGACTGGATGCGCCGCTGCAATCTCTGGCAGAATATTTCTCTGCTGATCATGCCATATTTTCTGCTTGGGCTGTTGCCGTTCGGTGCGCTGTTTTACATGAACGGTTCAGTTTCGGGCGCTGATCTGCTGATGCTAATCATTCTCTCCCTCGGTCTGGTTTCGCCTGTGATGACGATCGCTTCTTACTGGGATGGCATTGCGAAAATGGGAACGATCATCGGCGAAGCGACGGAGATCCTGGAGCGTGACGAGCTGATCCGTCCCGAGAAGCTGACCGAAAAGCCGCACGGTACGGATATTGTGCTGCATGATGTGCATTTCGGCTACAAAGATGAGGAGATCCTGCACGGCATCAACCTGAATATCCGGCAGGGAACGGTCAATGCGCTGGTCGGGCCGTCCGGTTCGGGCAAATCGACGATTGCAAAGCTGATTGCATCCTTCTGGGATGTGAACAGCGGAAGTATTTCCTTCGGCGGTGTGGATATACGCAATATCCCACTGGAACAGTATAACAGAAATATCGCCTATGTTTCGCAGGATAACTATCTGTTTGACGAAACGATCATGGACAATATCCGTATGGGCGACCCGAATGCAACCGATGAAGATGTCATGAATGCAGCGAAAGCCTGCGGCTGCCACGATTTCATCATGCAGCTCGAACACGGCTATCAGACGGTTGTCGGCGGTGCAGGCGGACATCTTTCCGGCGGCGAACGGCAGCGCATTTCCATAGCCCGTGCTATGCTGAAAAATGCACCGGTCATCATTCTCGATGAAGCGACTGCATACACCGATCCCGAAAATGAAGCGCTGGTACAGTCTTCTGTTGCGAAACTGGTACAGGGCAAAACGCTGCTTGTGATCGCACACAGGCTGTCCACGATTGCATCCGCCGATCAGATCATTCTGATCAATAACGGTAATGTTGAAGCAGCAGGCACACAGGAGGAATTGCTCGCAGATTCGCCGCTGTACCGGCAGATGTGGGAAACGCATATGGCTGTAAAGGAGGGTGCATGA
- a CDS encoding TetR/AcrR family transcriptional regulator encodes MPRDKTEAHEKIISAAVREFMEYGFESASMRRIASGVGLTVGALYRHFPNKEKMFAALVEPTIDELMANYQAFVEQGYEVMKCGDVQQLWNESESETKWLMCFIYDHFEAFKLLICRSQGTRFESFVHDMALLEERSTLDYFERMKQYNMTVNELSQQEFHMLVTANVSALFEAVIHDFSREEAMHYAETLDAFFSAGWKKILGI; translated from the coding sequence CGAAGCGCACGAAAAAATCATATCCGCCGCAGTCAGAGAATTTATGGAATACGGCTTTGAGAGCGCATCTATGCGTAGGATCGCATCTGGGGTCGGGCTGACGGTCGGCGCACTGTACCGCCATTTTCCGAACAAAGAAAAAATGTTTGCAGCACTTGTAGAACCGACGATCGACGAGTTAATGGCTAATTATCAGGCGTTTGTTGAACAGGGCTACGAGGTCATGAAATGCGGGGATGTGCAGCAGCTCTGGAATGAGAGCGAAAGCGAGACCAAGTGGCTGATGTGCTTCATCTATGATCACTTTGAAGCATTCAAGCTGCTGATCTGCCGTTCGCAGGGAACCAGATTTGAGAGCTTTGTTCACGATATGGCGCTGCTGGAGGAACGCTCGACGCTTGACTATTTTGAGCGCATGAAGCAGTATAACATGACCGTCAACGAGCTCTCACAGCAGGAATTTCATATGCTGGTGACGGCGAATGTCTCGGCACTGTTCGAGGCAGTAATCCACGATTTCAGCCGCGAGGAAGCGATGCACTATGCGGAAACGCTGGATGCGTTCTTTTCGGCAGGCTGGAAAAAGATACTCGGCATTTAA